One Geitlerinema sp. PCC 9228 DNA window includes the following coding sequences:
- the rplS gene encoding 50S ribosomal protein L19 codes for MNTEEIVRSVETDYLKSDLPNIEVGDIVRVGVKIVEGGKERVQPYEGTVIAKRHGGINATITVRRIFQGIGVERVFLLHSPRVANVKILRRSEVRRAKLYYLRHRVGKATRLKERF; via the coding sequence ATGAATACCGAAGAAATCGTTCGCTCCGTTGAAACTGATTATTTAAAATCCGATCTGCCCAACATTGAAGTAGGAGACATCGTTCGCGTCGGCGTCAAAATCGTTGAAGGCGGCAAAGAACGGGTGCAGCCCTACGAAGGCACGGTCATCGCCAAACGCCACGGCGGCATCAACGCCACCATTACCGTACGGCGGATTTTTCAAGGCATCGGCGTGGAGAGGGTGTTTCTGCTCCACTCCCCCCGGGTAGCCAACGTGAAAATTTTGCGTCGCAGCGAAGTCCGTCGTGCCAAACTCTACTACCTGCGCCACCGGGTCGGCAAAGCCACGCGCCTCAAAGAGCGTTTCTAG
- the secE gene encoding preprotein translocase subunit SecE, which yields MEAQKSTGIPGASKQIGKFLKETREELGKVVWPDRKQLISESTAVILMVILSATIIYFVDSFFKWVSAQVFG from the coding sequence ATCGAAGCGCAAAAAAGTACCGGCATCCCAGGGGCGAGCAAACAAATCGGTAAATTTTTAAAAGAAACCAGAGAAGAACTCGGAAAAGTCGTCTGGCCCGATCGCAAACAACTCATCAGCGAGTCTACAGCCGTTATTTTAATGGTTATCCTCTCCGCCACTATTATTTATTTTGTCGATAGCTTCTTTAAGTGGGTTTCAGCACAGGTATTCGGATGA
- the nusG gene encoding transcription termination/antitermination protein NusG codes for MNFAPEESYEPHKTNGDLEGKDSSESPKPRWYAVQVASGCEKRVKLNLEQRLKTLDVADRIVQIEIPQTPAVKIRKDGKRQPTAEKVFPGYILIEMILDDETWAVVKNTPNVINFVGAEQQRGYGRGRGHVKPMPLSPSEIRRIFQQTKEQEPEIKVSLAPSDKIVVLSGPFKDFEGEVIEVSPERSKLKALLSIFGRDTPVELEFNQVEKQN; via the coding sequence ATGAATTTTGCACCAGAAGAATCTTACGAACCCCATAAAACCAACGGCGACCTAGAAGGGAAAGACAGTTCCGAGTCCCCCAAACCCCGCTGGTACGCAGTTCAGGTGGCTTCTGGGTGCGAAAAGCGCGTGAAGCTCAACCTGGAACAGCGTCTCAAAACCCTCGATGTCGCCGATCGCATCGTGCAGATTGAAATTCCCCAAACCCCAGCGGTGAAAATCCGCAAAGACGGCAAACGCCAGCCCACCGCCGAAAAAGTCTTTCCCGGTTATATTCTCATCGAAATGATTCTCGATGACGAAACCTGGGCGGTTGTAAAAAATACCCCCAATGTGATTAACTTTGTGGGGGCAGAACAGCAACGCGGCTACGGAAGAGGGCGCGGGCACGTCAAACCCATGCCTTTAAGCCCCTCAGAAATTCGGCGGATCTTCCAGCAAACCAAAGAACAGGAACCGGAAATCAAAGTTTCCCTGGCCCCCTCCGACAAAATTGTGGTCCTGTCGGGTCCGTTCAAAGACTTTGAAGGGGAAGTCATCGAAGTGAGCCCCGAACGTAGCAAGCTCAAAGCGTTGCTGTCCATTTTTGGGCGCGATACGCCCGTGGAACTAGAGTTCAACCAAGTTGAAAAGCAAAACTGA
- the rplK gene encoding 50S ribosomal protein L11 — MAKKVVALIKLALEAGKANPAPPVGPALGQHGVNIMAFCKEYNAKTADQAGLVIPVEISVYEDRSFTFVLKTPPAAVLIMKAAGIQKGSGEPNRNKVGAITRDQLREIAETKMPDLNATDMDAAMRIVEGTARNMGVTVKD, encoded by the coding sequence ATGGCCAAGAAAGTCGTTGCACTCATCAAATTAGCCCTAGAAGCCGGCAAAGCCAACCCCGCCCCACCCGTAGGTCCCGCCTTGGGTCAGCATGGCGTCAACATCATGGCGTTTTGTAAAGAATACAACGCCAAAACCGCCGACCAAGCCGGGTTGGTGATTCCGGTGGAAATCTCGGTCTACGAAGACCGCAGTTTTACCTTCGTCCTCAAGACCCCGCCAGCCGCCGTTTTGATTATGAAAGCAGCGGGGATCCAGAAAGGGTCTGGAGAACCTAACCGCAACAAAGTGGGTGCCATCACCCGCGACCAGTTGCGGGAAATCGCCGAGACCAAAATGCCCGACCTCAACGCCACCGACATGGATGCGGCCATGCGCATCGTAGAAGGTACGGCACGCAATATGGGCGTTACGGTTAAAGATTAG